A stretch of the Nicotiana tabacum cultivar K326 chromosome 6, ASM71507v2, whole genome shotgun sequence genome encodes the following:
- the LOC107796971 gene encoding aldehyde dehydrogenase family 7 member B4: MSFAKKEYEFLKEIGIGPKNLGCYVNGTWKASGSVISTVNPANNQTIAEVVEASAQDYEEGMQACSEAAKIWVQVPAPKRGEIVRQIGDALRANLQEFGRLVSLEMGKILPEGIGEVQEVIDMCDFAVGLSRQLNGSIIPSERPNHMMLEMWNPLGIVGVITAFNFPCAVLGWNACIALVCGNCVVWKGAPTTPLVTIAMTKIVASVLEKNNLPGSIFTAFCGGAEIGEAIAKDTRIPLVSFTGSSKVGLAVQQTVNQRFGKCLLELSGNNAIIVMDDADIELAVRSVLFAAVGTAGQRCTTCRRLLVHETVYEKVLEPLVDVYKQVKIGDPLEKGILLGPLHTRTSRENFQKGIQIIKSQGGKILTGGSVIESEGNFVHPTIVEISSKAEVVKEELFAPVLYVMKFKTFEEAVEINNSVPQGLSSSIFTRNPQVMFKWIGAQGSDCGIVNVNIPTNGAEIGGAFGGEKGTGGGREAGSDSWKQYMRRSTCTINYGNELPLAQGINFG, encoded by the exons ATGAGTTTCGCAAAGAAAGAGTACGAATTTCTCAAGGAGATCGGAATTGGCCCTAAAAATCTAGGTTGTTATGTTAATGGCACCTGGAAAGCTAGTGGCTCCGTCATCTCCACTGTTAATCCCGCCAACAATCAG ACTATTGCTGAAGTTGTAGAAGCTTCTGCTCAAGATTATGAGGAAGGCATGCAAGCTTGCTCCGAAGCAGCAAAAATTTGGGTGCAG GTTCCTGCACCAAAAAGAGGTGAGATTGTAAGGCAGATTGGTGATGCACTCCGAGCAAAtcttcaggaatttggtcggctTGTTTCACTGGAAATGGGAAAGATACTCCCCGAAGGAATTGGAGAGGTTCAA GAAGTCATTGATATGTGTGATTTTGCTGTGGGATTGAGTCGGCAACTGAATGGATCCATTATTCCTTCTGAAC GCCCTAACCATATGATGTTGGAG ATGTGGAATCCCCTTGGGATAGTTGGTGTGATCACGGCTTTCAATTTCCCATGTGCTGTACTTG GATGGAATGCCTGTATTGCGCTGGTCTGCGGCAATTGTGTTGTCTG GAAAGGTGCTCCAACAACACCATTGGTTACCATAGCGATGACAAAAATTGTGGCTAGCGTATTGGAGAAAAACAATTTACCTGGTTCAATTTTTACTGCCTTCTGTGGTGGAGCTGAAATTGGTGAAGCAATAGCGAAGGACACTCGAATTCCGCTAGTTTCTTTCACTGGGAGCTCAAAG GTTGGTCTTGCAGTTCAGCAAACAGTAAATCAGAGATTTGGAAAATGCCTACTAGAACTAAGCGGAAATAATGCGATAATAGTAATGGATGATGCGGACATTGAACTTGCTGTTCGTTCTGTTTTATTTGCTGCTGTTGGTACGGCTGGTCAGCGCTGTACAACGTGCCGGAGACTG CTTGTTCACGAGACAGTTTATGAGAAGGTACTTGAACCACTAGTTGATGTGTACAAGCAAGTAAAGATAGGGGACCCTTTAGAAAAAGGTATCTTACTTGGGCCACTGCATACTCGCACTTCTAGGGAAAACTTTCAGAAGGGAATCCAAATTATCAAGTCCCAG GGTGGAAAGATCCTTACAGGTGGTTCAGTCATAGAATCTGAGGGTAACTTTGTGCATCCAACAATTGTTGAAATATCTTCAAAAGCTGAAGTTGTGAAGGAAGAATTGTTTGCTCCAGTTCTTTATGTAATGAAGTTTAAG ACTTTCGAAGAAGCAGTTGAAATTAACAACTCTGTCCCTCAAGGTTTAAGTAGTTCCATCTTCACCCGAAATCCACAAGTTATGTTTAAGTGGATTGG AGCTCAAGGAAGTGACTGTGGCATCGTCAAtgtaaacataccaacaaatggAGCTGAAATTGGTGGTGCTTTTGGAGGTGAAAAAGGTACCGGTGGTGGCCGTGAGGCAGGAAGTGATTCTTGGAAACAATATATGAGGCGCTCAACTTG TACAATCAATTATGGGAATGAACTACCATTGGCGCAAGGAATCAATTTTGGCTAA